One window of Papaver somniferum cultivar HN1 chromosome 9, ASM357369v1, whole genome shotgun sequence genomic DNA carries:
- the LOC113309546 gene encoding amino acid transporter AVT1H-like, translating into MDSTIHLLSDYKDSTTEVHDVPLATSTSFTALLNMMGLLIGLGQLSTAYALQTGGWASAFILCGLFMLGAYTSHLLGLCLATDVRLRSYTDIGYHAFGRKGRCISLFFVNMESFMALVSFTISMTDHLTRALDGYRNFHISVFNLPTAQSLTVIAVLVSIPSVWLRNLNSISFISTFGILLSFLICGVLFCICFFGGIKANKPIQVFRIHNIFSVSGLYIFNIASHMAIPDVYRSMENPATFSTISYLSFGIVSTLYTVLAFLGAKMFGPEVSSQVTLSMPKNLVFTQIALWAAIITPMTKYCFFTVPMASEVERHLPAKMPLWKRTIIRGAAGSLFLLIILVLAITIPFFETVLGLTGSLVSIFVSVILPIAFYLKIFRKRISFASLVVHLIIIIICLVIGIIGTVSNARSMINHYY; encoded by the exons ATGGATTCCACGATACATCTCCTCTCAGATTATAAGGATTCAACAACAGAAGTACACGATGTCCCTCTGGCAACAAGCACATCTTTCACTGCACTGCTCAATATGATGGGGCTCTTGATAG GGTTGGGGCAGTTATCGACTGCCTATGCACTACAAACCGGTGGTTGGGCATCTGCGTTCATCCTATGTGGTTTGTTCATGTTGGGGGCATATACTTCTCATTTACTAGGTCTCTGTCTCGCAACCGATGTTCGCCTACGAAGCTACACAGACATCGGGTACCATGCATTTGGAAGAAAAGGACGATGCATATCATTATTTTTCGTCAACATGGAGTCTTTCATGGCACTTGTTTCTTTCACAATCTCCATGACCGATCATTTAACCCGAGCTCTGGACGGATATCGTAATTTCCATATTTCGGTTTTCAACTTACCCACAGCTCAGAGCCTGACAGTGATTGCAGTATTGGTTTCTATACCGTCCGTGTGGTTAAGAAATCTGAACAGCATATCGTTCATTTCGACGTTCGGTATTTTGTTATCGTTCTTGATATGTGGTGTTTTATTCTGCATTTGTTTCTTTGGTGGGATTAAAGCTAACAAACCTATACAAGTTTTCCGAATCCATAATATTTTCTCAGTGTCCGGTCTGTACATTTTCAACATTGCCTCTCACATGGCCATCCCTGACGTCTACAGATCAATGGAAAATCCTGCCACATTCTCTACT ATTTCGTATTTAAGCTTTGGTATAGTGTCGACTCTATACACAGTTCTGGCATTCTTGGGAGCTAAAATGTTTGGCCCAGAGGTTAGCTCACAGGTTACGCTGAGCATGCCCAAAAATTTGGTCTTTACGCAGATTGCATTATGGGCAGCAATCATTACACCAATGACAAAGTATTGTTTTTTTACGGTTCCGATGGCATCTGAAGTGGAACGTCATCTGCCGGCTAAAATGCCTTTGTGGAAGAGAACAATTATAAGGGGTGCAGCCGGATCgctatttctattaattattcttGTCTTAGCAATTACCATCCCCTTCTTTGAAACTGTTCTTGGCCTAACGGGTTCGTTGGTTAGTATTTTTGTATCGGTTATTCTTCCCATTGCCTTTTATCTTAAGATTTTTAGAAAAAGAATTTCGTTTGCTAGTTTAGTGGTGCATCTGATCATCATAATTATATGTTTGGTTATAGGAATCATAGGTACAGTATCAAATGCCAGGTCTATGATTAATCATTATTACTGA